In a single window of the Bacillota bacterium genome:
- the yabP gene encoding sporulation protein YabP codes for MVDEKRRITTAPSQHKVVVTERETITVDGVSNVESFDDQEVVLETTAGMLMLRGREFHIKQLNLDEGNLTIEGFLAGLEYAEEVGKKARSFLGRLLK; via the coding sequence ATGGTTGACGAGAAGAGGCGGATAACAACTGCGCCGTCACAGCACAAGGTGGTCGTCACCGAGCGTGAGACCATCACGGTGGACGGCGTCAGCAATGTGGAGAGCTTCGATGACCAGGAGGTCGTCCTTGAAACCACAGCAGGAATGCTCATGCTGAGAGGCAGGGAGTTTCACATCAAGCAGCTCAACCTCGACGAAGGAAACCTCACCATCGAGGGCTTCCTGGCAGGTTTGGAGTACGCCGAGGAAGTGGGGAAGAAGGCTAGGAGCTTCCTGGGGCGGTTGTTGAAGTGA
- a CDS encoding polysaccharide biosynthesis protein, with protein sequence MTGRSLVRGAAILAAAGLVNRFLGAVSRIALPTLIGDEGVGLYQMAYPVYGVFLVVSTAGVPVAVSKLVAEQTARNNPTGALRILRVATGILLLTGTFFSVALALGAGPIARYVARDARAALAIMAVSPAVLILSVTSAFRGYFQGLQNMGPSAVSQVTEQLVRVSTMVALACVLLPAGVEFSAAGANLGAVIGGAAGFVVLLVTYFRTQHVPGSWRVTWPRLGTMLAELRTASSRARGNDKGPQGAEADYTESTLAVTRRIFSLSLPVVLAAAIMPLMQVLDIAIVPMRLADAGFTPEDTTRLFGRLTGMAQPLMYFPTLVTAAVAASAVPAISEALARRDRGTLSGRAEEAIRLGFLFALPSAVGLFIFAREFSLMLRWPAEVEVPLRALAFGTVFLALQQITSGILQGLGEVTVPVRNLAKGAVAKLVVSFALTGMPAYGIRGAALGTVAAFAVAGLLNVAALVRMLGLSVDVMNTVVKPAVGVIAMAVSARAAYGGFYSATGSNVLGSLVAIGVAVVVYGLALLATGVVGRHEIEVFPGGRHIAQVLRKLKLLRR encoded by the coding sequence ATGACGGGGAGGTCTCTCGTGAGGGGAGCGGCGATCCTCGCTGCGGCGGGCCTGGTCAACAGGTTCCTCGGCGCGGTCTCCCGGATCGCCCTGCCCACGCTCATTGGGGACGAGGGCGTCGGCCTGTACCAAATGGCTTATCCGGTCTATGGGGTATTTTTGGTGGTCTCGACAGCAGGCGTCCCGGTAGCGGTCTCCAAACTCGTTGCGGAGCAAACGGCGCGAAACAATCCTACGGGAGCCTTGAGGATCCTCAGAGTCGCGACGGGCATTCTGCTCTTGACGGGCACGTTCTTCTCAGTCGCCCTCGCTCTCGGAGCGGGTCCTATTGCCAGGTACGTGGCCCGCGACGCGCGGGCAGCTCTTGCCATAATGGCGGTTTCTCCCGCGGTGCTCATACTGTCTGTGACGTCCGCGTTCAGAGGGTATTTCCAGGGGCTACAGAACATGGGGCCCAGCGCGGTTTCACAGGTGACCGAGCAGCTCGTGCGTGTATCGACGATGGTCGCCCTTGCGTGCGTCCTCTTGCCGGCTGGTGTGGAGTTCTCGGCGGCCGGGGCGAACCTGGGTGCTGTGATTGGGGGCGCGGCGGGGTTCGTGGTGCTGCTCGTGACCTACTTCAGAACTCAGCACGTTCCCGGGTCCTGGCGCGTAACGTGGCCGCGGCTCGGCACGATGCTTGCTGAGCTTCGCACGGCGAGTTCGAGAGCCAGAGGCAATGACAAGGGTCCGCAGGGAGCCGAGGCGGACTACACCGAGTCAACACTGGCTGTCACGAGACGCATCTTCTCTCTTTCGCTGCCAGTAGTGTTAGCGGCAGCGATAATGCCCCTCATGCAGGTTCTCGACATAGCCATCGTGCCAATGCGCCTCGCTGACGCCGGGTTCACGCCGGAAGACACCACGAGACTCTTCGGGCGGCTCACCGGGATGGCCCAACCGCTCATGTACTTCCCCACCTTGGTTACGGCTGCGGTGGCGGCGAGCGCCGTGCCGGCGATCTCAGAGGCTCTCGCTCGACGTGACAGGGGCACTCTATCTGGAAGAGCCGAGGAAGCCATCAGGCTTGGGTTCCTGTTCGCGCTACCATCGGCCGTCGGGCTGTTCATATTCGCCAGGGAGTTCTCGCTCATGCTGAGATGGCCGGCAGAGGTGGAAGTGCCTCTGCGCGCGCTTGCCTTCGGCACTGTATTCCTCGCGCTGCAACAGATCACCTCGGGCATCCTTCAAGGCCTTGGAGAGGTTACCGTGCCGGTGCGTAACCTTGCGAAAGGGGCCGTGGCCAAGCTGGTGGTGAGCTTCGCGCTCACAGGCATGCCCGCGTACGGCATCAGGGGCGCGGCTCTTGGCACCGTGGCAGCGTTTGCCGTCGCAGGTCTTCTCAATGTGGCGGCGCTCGTGCGGATGCTCGGTTTGAGCGTTGATGTCATGAACACCGTGGTGAAACCCGCGGTGGGCGTCATAGCCATGGCTGTGTCGGCGCGCGCCGCGTATGGGGGATTCTACAGCGCGACGGGGAGCAACGTCCTTGGATCATTGGTCGCAATAGGCGTGGCTGTTGTAGTGTACGGGCTGGCGCTTCTTGCCACCGGAGTAGTCGGGCGGCACGAGATCGAGGTGTTTCCCGGCGGCAGACACATCGCGCAAGTCCTGCGAAAGCTAAAGCTGCTCCGTCGTTAG
- the mazG gene encoding nucleoside triphosphate pyrophosphohydrolase, which yields MQNATREDARDDGGGVGQGDEGDTANGVCSGVLGKVQGMSMKQTGEERTEKGQTGQERNRGSSDAAHDEYSLAPLVAIMRRLRGEGGCPWDRKQTHESLRSYVVEEAYEVVQAIDDRDDDELCEELGDLLLQVAFHSQIASESGRFDVADVIRGVVEKLIRRHPHVFGDVEAKDSKTVLRNWERIKQRERKDESGEGSILDNIAGAMPALMRALKVQSKASRVGFDWPDVSGALAKVREEMDELEEARRTDDRARVAEEVGDVLFALVNVARFLKVDPEIALGRTVDKFISRFKHIEMRACEAKRRVEDMTLDEMDSLWEEAKTKAPSGADAKG from the coding sequence GTGCAGAATGCCACCCGCGAAGATGCCCGCGATGACGGCGGCGGGGTCGGCCAGGGCGACGAGGGCGACACGGCGAACGGGGTCTGCAGCGGAGTCCTTGGGAAGGTGCAGGGCATGTCGATGAAGCAGACAGGAGAAGAACGGACCGAGAAAGGACAGACAGGGCAAGAGCGGAACAGGGGTTCGTCGGACGCGGCGCACGACGAGTATTCCTTGGCCCCGCTGGTCGCGATCATGCGAAGGCTCCGGGGCGAGGGTGGATGTCCCTGGGATCGCAAGCAGACCCACGAATCCCTCAGGAGCTACGTGGTCGAAGAGGCCTACGAGGTCGTCCAGGCCATCGACGATCGCGACGACGACGAGCTTTGCGAGGAGCTCGGGGACCTGCTCCTTCAAGTGGCGTTTCATTCTCAAATAGCGAGCGAGTCCGGGCGGTTTGACGTAGCCGACGTCATACGAGGCGTTGTGGAGAAGCTCATCCGACGCCACCCGCACGTATTCGGGGACGTGGAAGCGAAGGACAGCAAGACCGTCCTTCGCAACTGGGAGAGGATAAAACAGAGGGAGAGAAAAGACGAGAGCGGCGAGGGATCGATCCTCGACAACATTGCCGGAGCCATGCCCGCCCTAATGAGGGCACTCAAGGTCCAATCGAAGGCGTCAAGGGTCGGCTTCGACTGGCCGGACGTGAGCGGGGCACTCGCGAAGGTCCGTGAGGAAATGGACGAGCTGGAAGAGGCACGGCGGACCGATGATAGAGCAAGGGTGGCCGAAGAGGTTGGCGACGTGCTCTTCGCCCTGGTGAACGTCGCGAGATTCCTGAAAGTGGACCCGGAGATAGCGCTGGGCCGCACGGTGGACAAGTTCATCTCCCGGTTCAAGCACATCGAGATGCGGGCGTGCGAGGCAAAACGCCGAGTGGAAGACATGACTCTAGACGAGATGGATTCACTGTGGGAGGAGGCAAAGACCAAGGCTCCATCCGGCGCGGACGCGAAGGGGTAG
- a CDS encoding septum formation initiator family protein, translated as MLVGLFVFGVAFLYLRAYFELVKVNYQISVVEKEIAVWEARCDDLRKQIEFLSSDEYVEKVAREELGLVKPGEVPFIVAEPGNPDAFPGVAKRAGADPKSIRD; from the coding sequence GTGCTAGTCGGGCTATTCGTCTTCGGAGTGGCGTTTCTATACTTGAGAGCGTACTTCGAGCTTGTAAAGGTGAATTACCAGATCTCCGTGGTGGAGAAGGAGATCGCGGTCTGGGAGGCCAGGTGCGACGACCTGCGCAAGCAGATAGAGTTTCTCTCCAGCGACGAATACGTCGAAAAGGTCGCCCGCGAGGAGTTGGGCCTCGTGAAACCTGGAGAGGTGCCGTTCATAGTTGCCGAGCCCGGGAATCCCGACGCTTTCCCTGGTGTGGCGAAAAGGGCGGGCGCCGATCCCAAGAGTATCCGCGACTGA
- a CDS encoding MFS transporter produces MRKRLELAAVTCGHFTNDLYAAFLTPLLPMLVARFEMSLAMAGLLSAAYATTSSLVQPLVGHLADTSGSRAFIVLGPLITATAMCAIGLAGSEALLVVLLILGGIGSGMFHPQGAAMAGSIDQTRKGFMLSAFTTAGELGYALGPLVLLSVVSTLGIGHTYVTALPGVLVSLFIYRFAPKAPARRPRTRTSGPRSRRGDRGDPGRVGVETPSFHHSNGTVGDDASRGEDAAVQLADRDRSVPARALAMLWVIATLRLSVSTSFTTFLPIYLKEMGLPLVAYGSVASMFMFAGTAGIMIAGPVADRVGSFRLMTVAWLASLPLLLGFLHVKGPVSYALLAAGGIMLYAPMPVITMIAQDLAPARAGTVSAFMMGVAWGAGSLGAAGVGVMADALGIRIALTLVLAVLVVAAALTRALERQTRMSYGRSLSTAHEPTCR; encoded by the coding sequence ATGCGCAAACGTCTCGAACTCGCTGCAGTGACATGTGGCCACTTCACGAACGACCTTTATGCTGCGTTCCTCACACCGCTCCTTCCGATGCTCGTGGCGAGGTTCGAAATGTCGCTGGCGATGGCGGGATTGCTTTCCGCGGCGTACGCCACCACGTCCTCTCTGGTGCAGCCGCTGGTCGGCCACCTCGCTGACACGTCCGGCAGCAGGGCCTTCATTGTGTTGGGACCTTTGATCACAGCGACAGCCATGTGCGCGATCGGGCTCGCTGGCAGTGAAGCGCTGCTCGTGGTCTTGCTCATCCTTGGGGGAATAGGATCCGGCATGTTTCACCCACAGGGTGCGGCCATGGCCGGTTCCATCGACCAGACCCGCAAGGGGTTCATGCTGTCGGCCTTCACGACCGCGGGAGAGCTCGGATACGCTCTGGGGCCCCTCGTCCTGCTTTCCGTTGTGAGCACTCTCGGGATTGGCCACACGTATGTCACGGCGCTTCCGGGCGTGCTCGTCTCGCTGTTCATCTATCGGTTCGCTCCGAAGGCCCCGGCGAGACGCCCCCGGACGAGAACCTCAGGGCCTCGATCGCGACGCGGGGATCGTGGGGATCCCGGTCGGGTAGGGGTGGAGACTCCGAGTTTTCATCACAGCAACGGTACTGTCGGCGACGATGCAAGCCGGGGGGAAGACGCGGCAGTCCAACTAGCCGACCGGGACCGGTCGGTGCCCGCTCGCGCCCTCGCGATGCTTTGGGTGATCGCTACGCTGCGCCTGTCGGTCTCAACGAGCTTCACGACGTTCCTGCCCATCTACCTCAAGGAGATGGGCCTTCCTCTCGTGGCGTACGGGTCCGTGGCTTCGATGTTCATGTTCGCCGGGACGGCAGGGATCATGATTGCCGGGCCAGTCGCCGATAGGGTGGGGTCGTTCAGGCTCATGACCGTGGCCTGGCTGGCGTCCTTGCCCCTCCTTCTGGGATTTCTGCACGTGAAAGGGCCCGTCTCCTACGCGCTCCTCGCCGCGGGTGGGATCATGCTCTACGCCCCTATGCCGGTCATAACCATGATCGCCCAGGATCTCGCCCCAGCAAGGGCGGGCACGGTCTCCGCCTTCATGATGGGCGTCGCTTGGGGGGCCGGGTCCCTCGGAGCGGCGGGTGTAGGGGTCATGGCAGACGCTCTCGGCATCCGCATAGCTCTTACCTTGGTCCTTGCTGTGCTGGTGGTGGCCGCAGCGCTCACTCGGGCGCTGGAAAGGCAGACGCGGATGAGCTACGGGCGGTCCCTGTCAACAGCTCACGAACCCACTTGCCGATAG
- a CDS encoding S1 RNA-binding domain-containing protein encodes MPSLEVGSIVEGRVTGITHFGAFVELAGGQTGLVHISEVADTYVRDIKDYLKENDIVRVKVLAVENGRIGLSIKQADPNYQPGRGRRMGAAARQSFEEKLSKFLKDSDERLSDLKRSQESKRGGRGTRYSRIGGV; translated from the coding sequence ATGCCGTCGCTCGAGGTAGGCAGCATCGTCGAGGGCCGCGTGACAGGCATCACGCACTTCGGGGCCTTCGTCGAACTGGCCGGGGGCCAGACCGGACTGGTTCACATTTCCGAAGTCGCTGACACGTACGTACGAGACATAAAGGACTATTTGAAAGAGAACGATATCGTCAGGGTGAAGGTTCTCGCCGTCGAAAACGGCAGGATCGGGCTGTCCATCAAGCAGGCCGATCCGAATTACCAGCCCGGCCGGGGTAGGAGGATGGGTGCGGCCGCACGGCAGTCCTTCGAGGAGAAACTCTCGAAATTCCTCAAGGACAGCGACGAAAGGCTGTCAGACCTCAAGAGGAGCCAAGAGTCGAAACGAGGCGGGCGTGGAACTCGTTACTCCCGTATCGGGGGCGTTTGA
- the mfd gene encoding transcription-repair coupling factor has translation MNSFLSVLMESPEFETTSSSLERGMPSQVVLGLTGSMKSYVLAALYRSCPVRPFIVVTYSPQQAEKLSGDLATLLSPGEVLTFPALELWPHEEAAENAELIAQRIAVEARLVRGRRALVVVTARAFARKLVPARVFSEFAFALKPGERHDRDRLASRLASMGYERAELVERRGQFATRGDILDVFPPDSASPLRIEFFDDEIDSIREFDLESQRSNQGVTHAVVAPAREFLISPDVREAGLARLEAQVSSQRRRLEGLGRVEEARALGVRADTALEKFREQLYFDGDHQYAPAFYDGLGTIIDYAADPLVVVDEPARLKEAFLGFETEVREAYSTLLETGRVLPTEASLFCSSEEAMACLHRRQRVEFVLLARGVDLTHTDRVRSFSGKPASPYHGKFDLLVRDLKAWRRKNHRVVVVVTTEDRARRFREVMSENGIEVTYVQSIAEEVKPGNVVVTVGSLESGFEFPSLRLVVLTDVELYGAEKHRRRLSQPAQTPGSRLAAFTELRPGDYVVHVAHGIGRYMGVKTLEAAGAKRDYLLIQYAGEDKLYVPTDQIGLLQKYVGPEESPPRLYKLGGTEWSKVKARVKESVRDMARGLLELYAAREAIQGHAFSADTPWQREFEDAFPYEETPDQLNAVAEVKADMERPRPMDRLLCGDVGYGKTEVAIRAAFKAVMDSKQVAVLVPTTILAQQHFTTFKDRFAGYPVKIAALSRFQSESEQREILRDLRRGSLDIVIGTHRLLQPDVKFKDLGLVVVDEEQRFGVAHKEFLKELRKTVDVLTLTATPIPRTLHMALTGVRDMSIIETPPEDRFPVRTYVMEHDDAVIREAIVRELARGGQVYYVHNRVQTIDSVAVFLSRLVPEARIAVAHGQMPEDRLEEVMLRFLDHEYDVLVATTIIENGLDIANVNTLIVTDADTLGLAQLYQLRGRVGRSNRVAYAYFMYHRNGVLSEVAEKRLSAIKEFTDFGSGFKIAMRDLEIRGAGNLLGAEQHGHIAAVGFELYSRLVEEAVRELRGRPAKEEKAEPVIDLGVSAFIGEDYLADPRLKIEMYKKINAARTVEDIRDLEEEIEDRFGPAPEPCRNLLTIARIRAISREMGVAQVASERDQVVVKLLPGAKVSQDQVMEAVRANRGRVYANFGKSPSLRIRRSGLSDGDLLRVIEDTLHLVQARSPEAWEARRQYDQGKRGLSGGGKLGGRATSIG, from the coding sequence TTGAACAGCTTTCTCTCAGTGCTCATGGAGTCCCCGGAGTTCGAGACCACGTCTTCCAGCCTGGAGAGAGGGATGCCGTCCCAGGTAGTGCTGGGCCTCACGGGGTCCATGAAAAGCTATGTCCTTGCTGCGCTGTACCGGAGCTGTCCGGTTCGTCCTTTCATCGTGGTCACATACAGCCCGCAGCAGGCGGAAAAGCTCTCAGGGGATCTTGCCACGCTGTTGTCTCCAGGAGAAGTCCTCACGTTCCCCGCGCTCGAGCTGTGGCCGCACGAAGAGGCAGCTGAGAACGCCGAACTGATCGCCCAGAGAATCGCGGTTGAGGCGCGCCTCGTAAGGGGCAGGCGGGCTCTGGTGGTCGTGACGGCTAGGGCCTTCGCGAGAAAGCTCGTTCCAGCACGGGTCTTCTCAGAGTTCGCGTTCGCTCTCAAGCCCGGCGAGAGGCACGATCGAGACCGTCTGGCGTCGCGTCTTGCGTCCATGGGGTATGAGAGAGCGGAGCTCGTGGAGAGGCGCGGGCAGTTCGCCACTAGGGGAGACATACTCGACGTCTTCCCTCCGGATAGTGCGTCGCCTCTGCGGATAGAGTTCTTTGACGACGAGATCGACTCGATAAGGGAGTTCGATCTCGAGAGCCAGCGGTCGAACCAAGGAGTCACGCACGCGGTCGTCGCCCCAGCCCGCGAGTTCCTCATCTCACCGGACGTGCGCGAGGCAGGGTTGGCCCGGCTCGAGGCGCAGGTTTCTTCCCAGCGCAGGCGGCTGGAGGGGTTAGGGCGCGTGGAGGAGGCGAGAGCGCTGGGGGTGCGCGCGGACACGGCCCTGGAGAAGTTCCGCGAACAACTCTACTTCGACGGCGATCATCAGTATGCTCCGGCCTTCTACGACGGACTTGGGACCATAATCGACTATGCCGCCGATCCCTTGGTGGTCGTGGACGAACCTGCCCGCCTGAAAGAGGCCTTCCTCGGTTTCGAGACGGAGGTGCGTGAGGCGTACAGCACGCTCCTGGAGACCGGGAGGGTGCTCCCGACGGAGGCTTCGCTCTTCTGTTCCTCAGAGGAGGCGATGGCTTGCCTCCATCGCAGACAGCGCGTGGAGTTCGTGCTGCTCGCCAGGGGTGTGGATCTCACTCACACCGACAGGGTCAGGTCGTTCTCAGGCAAGCCGGCAAGTCCTTATCATGGCAAGTTCGACTTGTTGGTCAGGGATCTCAAGGCATGGCGCAGGAAGAACCACCGGGTAGTCGTCGTGGTCACCACCGAAGACAGGGCGCGAAGGTTCCGCGAGGTCATGTCGGAGAACGGTATCGAGGTCACGTACGTGCAGTCCATTGCCGAGGAGGTCAAGCCCGGAAACGTCGTCGTGACCGTGGGGTCTCTCGAGAGCGGTTTCGAGTTTCCGTCGCTGCGCCTGGTGGTGCTCACAGACGTCGAGCTGTACGGAGCGGAGAAGCACAGACGCAGGCTGTCTCAGCCGGCTCAAACCCCCGGATCGCGGCTCGCAGCGTTCACGGAACTGCGACCCGGGGACTATGTGGTACACGTGGCTCACGGCATTGGGAGGTACATGGGAGTCAAGACGCTCGAGGCGGCCGGGGCGAAGCGCGACTACCTGTTGATCCAGTACGCGGGCGAGGACAAACTGTACGTGCCCACGGACCAGATCGGCCTGCTGCAGAAGTACGTCGGTCCGGAGGAGTCGCCGCCCAGGCTCTACAAGCTCGGAGGAACAGAGTGGAGCAAGGTGAAGGCCAGGGTGAAGGAGTCCGTCCGGGACATGGCCAGGGGTCTCCTCGAGCTGTACGCCGCGCGCGAAGCCATACAAGGTCACGCCTTCAGCGCTGACACGCCTTGGCAGAGAGAGTTCGAGGACGCGTTCCCGTACGAAGAGACTCCTGATCAGCTGAACGCCGTGGCAGAAGTGAAGGCGGACATGGAGAGGCCGAGGCCAATGGATCGACTGCTGTGTGGAGACGTGGGTTACGGCAAGACCGAGGTGGCGATCAGGGCAGCGTTCAAAGCGGTCATGGACTCCAAGCAAGTGGCAGTGCTCGTGCCGACCACGATCCTGGCGCAGCAGCACTTCACTACGTTCAAGGACAGATTTGCGGGCTACCCCGTAAAGATCGCTGCTCTCTCAAGGTTCCAATCTGAGTCGGAACAGCGAGAGATCTTGAGGGACTTGAGGAGGGGGTCCTTGGACATTGTCATTGGCACCCATAGGCTGCTTCAGCCTGACGTCAAGTTCAAAGATCTCGGGCTCGTGGTCGTGGACGAGGAGCAAAGGTTCGGGGTCGCACACAAGGAATTCCTGAAGGAACTGAGGAAGACGGTCGACGTTCTTACACTGACGGCGACCCCTATTCCAAGAACGCTTCACATGGCGCTCACCGGCGTCCGCGACATGAGCATCATCGAAACCCCCCCTGAGGACAGGTTCCCCGTACGGACCTATGTGATGGAGCACGATGACGCGGTGATCCGTGAGGCCATCGTTCGTGAGCTGGCCAGGGGCGGACAAGTATACTACGTGCACAATCGTGTGCAGACCATAGACTCCGTGGCGGTGTTCCTATCCCGCCTCGTTCCTGAGGCCAGGATAGCGGTGGCCCACGGCCAGATGCCAGAGGACAGGCTCGAGGAAGTCATGCTCAGGTTCCTCGACCACGAGTACGACGTGTTGGTTGCCACGACCATCATCGAGAACGGGCTCGACATAGCCAACGTGAACACGCTCATAGTGACCGATGCGGATACGCTCGGACTCGCCCAGTTGTACCAGTTGCGCGGCCGAGTGGGACGCAGCAACAGAGTGGCGTACGCATATTTCATGTACCATAGGAATGGCGTGCTCTCCGAGGTCGCGGAGAAGAGGCTGTCGGCAATCAAGGAGTTCACAGACTTCGGGTCGGGCTTCAAGATAGCCATGCGCGATCTGGAGATCAGAGGGGCTGGAAACCTTCTAGGAGCGGAGCAACACGGCCACATAGCAGCCGTGGGCTTCGAGCTCTACTCGCGGTTAGTGGAAGAGGCCGTGAGGGAGCTTCGCGGCAGGCCCGCCAAGGAGGAGAAGGCGGAGCCCGTCATAGACCTCGGCGTGAGCGCTTTCATCGGGGAAGATTATCTCGCCGATCCGAGGTTGAAGATCGAGATGTACAAGAAGATCAACGCTGCAAGGACAGTGGAGGACATTCGCGATCTCGAAGAGGAGATCGAGGACAGGTTCGGCCCCGCACCGGAGCCGTGCCGAAACCTGCTCACCATCGCACGCATCCGGGCCATCTCGAGGGAAATGGGGGTGGCCCAGGTGGCGTCCGAGCGAGACCAGGTGGTCGTGAAGCTGCTGCCCGGGGCGAAGGTTTCCCAGGACCAGGTCATGGAGGCCGTCAGGGCCAACAGGGGCAGGGTTTACGCGAACTTCGGCAAGAGCCCGTCCCTACGAATCAGGCGTTCAGGTCTGTCCGACGGGGATCTTCTGCGAGTCATAGAAGACACGCTCCATCTCGTTCAGGCCCGTTCTCCGGAGGCGTGGGAGGCGCGCCGACAGTACGACCAAGGAAAGCGCGGTCTTTCCGGAGGCGGGAAACTCGGTGGTCGTGCGACGTCCATTGGATAG
- a CDS encoding DUF501 domain-containing protein gives MTDEELVERQMGRKPRGFVRVATRCPLGLPETIVTKPVMLKGDATDRRERVEPFPTVFWLTCPGAVRAVSELEARGWVRRLQERLARDPMAFEAHLDAARSYADYRVSLLSPGEASHLAKEHPRQYKVIACSGVGGVLGRSGDAGVKCLHAHYADYLARGVNPIGKWVRELLTGTARSSSASAFPAPE, from the coding sequence ATGACCGATGAGGAGCTCGTGGAAAGGCAGATGGGCAGGAAACCGAGGGGCTTCGTGAGGGTGGCTACGCGATGCCCGCTTGGTCTACCCGAGACAATCGTCACGAAACCCGTCATGCTCAAGGGAGACGCAACGGACCGGAGGGAACGCGTGGAGCCCTTTCCCACGGTCTTCTGGCTCACGTGTCCCGGCGCCGTGCGCGCCGTGTCCGAGCTCGAGGCTCGGGGCTGGGTCAGGAGGCTGCAAGAGAGACTCGCGCGCGACCCGATGGCCTTTGAGGCTCACCTGGATGCCGCAAGGTCGTACGCAGACTACCGCGTGTCGCTGTTGTCTCCCGGGGAAGCTTCGCACCTGGCCAAGGAGCATCCGCGGCAGTACAAAGTCATAGCGTGCTCGGGCGTCGGGGGCGTGCTCGGCAGGTCGGGTGACGCCGGCGTCAAGTGCCTCCACGCCCACTACGCCGACTATCTGGCTCGAGGCGTGAATCCTATCGGCAAGTGGGTTCGTGAGCTGTTGACAGGGACCGCCCGTAGCTCATCCGCGTCTGCCTTTCCAGCGCCCGAGTGA
- a CDS encoding TMEM165/GDT1 family protein yields the protein MDWKLFALTFTTLFLAEMGDKTQLAVFTLVAQHRLVVPVFLGASLALSSVSLIGALFGGVVSRFLPAEYLQIAAGVLFIGMGVFILVQAVARLAG from the coding sequence ATGGATTGGAAGCTCTTCGCGCTGACCTTTACGACCCTGTTCCTCGCTGAGATGGGCGACAAGACGCAACTTGCGGTGTTCACGCTCGTGGCGCAGCACCGTCTGGTCGTCCCGGTTTTCCTCGGGGCCTCGCTCGCGCTGTCAAGCGTGAGCCTCATCGGCGCGCTCTTTGGGGGCGTAGTCTCGAGGTTCCTTCCAGCCGAATACCTGCAAATCGCTGCAGGTGTTCTCTTCATCGGGATGGGGGTGTTCATCCTGGTCCAGGCTGTTGCGAGGCTGGCGGGCTGA
- a CDS encoding spore cortex biosynthesis protein YabQ: MIEPVGSQAFTLLVTVLTGVIVGMSFDLYRVARCVFGLGPVLTAVGDILFSLFAATVAFTFLLATCWGEVRFFMFLGFGAGFAGYRAVLGHRVIGGAVSMVEACRSLRRQASLGVREASFRLRRTAAMVRKHVARGRLASRIAHRMLHHPRRRS; encoded by the coding sequence GTGATCGAACCGGTCGGGTCGCAGGCGTTCACACTCCTCGTGACCGTGCTGACAGGTGTGATCGTCGGCATGTCTTTCGACCTGTACCGCGTGGCAAGATGCGTGTTCGGGTTGGGTCCGGTCTTGACCGCCGTGGGCGACATCCTGTTTTCGCTATTCGCCGCAACGGTCGCATTCACATTCCTCCTTGCCACCTGCTGGGGCGAGGTGAGGTTCTTCATGTTCCTCGGCTTTGGGGCGGGTTTCGCCGGGTACAGGGCTGTACTGGGGCACCGCGTCATAGGGGGCGCGGTGTCGATGGTGGAAGCGTGCCGGAGTCTGAGAAGACAGGCGAGTTTAGGAGTGCGTGAAGCTTCCTTCAGGTTGCGGCGGACCGCGGCGATGGTGCGGAAGCACGTTGCACGGGGACGCTTGGCGAGTAGAATTGCTCACAGAATGTTGCACCACCCGCGAAGGAGGAGCTGA
- the spoVT gene encoding stage V sporulation protein T — translation MKATGIVRRIDDLGRVVIPKEIRRTLRIREGDPLEIFVDREGEVILKKYSPIGELGDFAKEYADSLYESTGHIACIADRDAIIAVAGGPKKQFMDKRVSPAVEKAMETRRAIVINEPGKHEYCETCPVVEDARDCKFSSEVIAPIIAEGDPIGAVILSSMDPNVKMGDLELKLAETAAGFLAKQMEQ, via the coding sequence GTGAAGGCCACGGGCATTGTAAGACGCATTGACGATCTCGGAAGGGTGGTCATACCCAAAGAGATCAGAAGAACGCTACGGATTCGCGAAGGCGACCCGCTCGAGATCTTCGTTGACCGTGAGGGTGAGGTCATCCTCAAGAAGTACTCGCCCATCGGAGAACTCGGCGATTTCGCCAAGGAGTACGCGGATTCGTTGTATGAGTCCACGGGACACATAGCGTGCATCGCAGATCGTGATGCCATCATAGCGGTGGCCGGTGGGCCGAAGAAGCAGTTCATGGACAAGCGAGTGTCCCCGGCAGTCGAGAAGGCCATGGAGACCCGCAGAGCCATCGTGATCAACGAGCCCGGAAAGCACGAGTACTGCGAGACTTGCCCCGTTGTTGAAGATGCCAGAGACTGCAAGTTTTCCAGCGAGGTGATAGCGCCGATCATAGCGGAGGGCGATCCCATAGGGGCTGTGATACTGTCGTCGATGGATCCCAACGTCAAGATGGGAGACTTGGAACTGAAGCTGGCCGAGACGGCCGCAGGGTTCCTGGCGAAGCAGATGGAACAGTGA